A genomic stretch from Peromyscus eremicus chromosome 6, PerEre_H2_v1, whole genome shotgun sequence includes:
- the Efna4 gene encoding ephrin-A4 isoform X3: MRLLPLLRTVLWAALLGSRLRGCSSLRHPVYWNSTNPSLRREGYTVQVNVNDYLDIYCPHYNSSGPGGGAEQYVLYMVNLSGYRTCNASQGSKRWECNRQHASHSPIKFSEKFQRYSAFSLGYEFHAGQEYYYISTPTHNLHWKCLRMKVFVCCASTSHSGEKPVPTLPQFTMGPNVKINVLEDFEGESPQVPKLEKSISGTSPKREHLPLAVGIAFFLMTLLAS; the protein is encoded by the exons ATGCGGCTGCTGCCCCTGCTGCGGACTGTCCTCTGGGCCGCGCTGCTCGGCTCGCGCCTGCGGGGGTGCTCCAGCCTCCGCCACCCTGTCTACTGGAACTCCACTAACCCCAG CCTGCGGCGAGAGGGCTACACGGTGCAGGTGAACGTGAACGACTATCTGGATATTTACTGTCCGCACTACAACAGCTCCGGGCCCGGCGGCGGGGCGGAGCAGTACGTGCTCTACATGGTGAACCTGAGCGGCTACCGCACCTGCAACGCCAGCCAAGGCTCCAAGCGCTGGGAATGTAACCGGCAGCACGCCTCGCACAGCCCCATCAAGTTCTCCGAGAAGTTCCAGCGCTACAGCGCCTTCTCGCTGGGATATGAATTCCATGCCGGCCAAGAATACTACTACATCT CCACGCCCACTCACAACCTGCACTGGAAGTGTCTGAGGATGAAGGTGTTCGTCTGCTGCGCCTCCA CATCGCACTCCGGGGAGAAGCCGGTCCCCACTCTCCCCCAGTTCACCATGGGCCCCAATGTGAAGATCAACGTGTTGG AAGACTTTGAGGGCGAGAGTCCCCAGGTGCCCAAGCTTGAGAAGAGCATCAGCGGGACCAGCCCCAAGCGGGAACACCTGCCTCTGGCCGTGGGCATCGCCTTCTTCCTTATGACACTCTTGGCCTCCTAG
- the Efna4 gene encoding ephrin-A4 isoform X2 produces the protein MVNLSGYRTCNASQGSKRWECNRQHASHSPIKFSEKFQRYSAFSLGYEFHAGQEYYYISTPTHNLHWKCLRMKVFVCCASTSHSGEKPVPTLPQFTMGPNVKINVLEDFEGESPQVPKLEKSISGTSPKREHLPLAVGIAFFLMTLLAS, from the exons ATGGTGAACCTGAGCGGCTACCGCACCTGCAACGCCAGCCAAGGCTCCAAGCGCTGGGAATGTAACCGGCAGCACGCCTCGCACAGCCCCATCAAGTTCTCCGAGAAGTTCCAGCGCTACAGCGCCTTCTCGCTGGGATATGAATTCCATGCCGGCCAAGAATACTACTACATCT CCACGCCCACTCACAACCTGCACTGGAAGTGTCTGAGGATGAAGGTGTTCGTCTGCTGCGCCTCCA CATCGCACTCCGGGGAGAAGCCGGTCCCCACTCTCCCCCAGTTCACCATGGGCCCCAATGTGAAGATCAACGTGTTGG AAGACTTTGAGGGCGAGAGTCCCCAGGTGCCCAAGCTTGAGAAGAGCATCAGCGGGACCAGCCCCAAGCGGGAACACCTGCCTCTGGCCGTGGGCATCGCCTTCTTCCTTATGACACTCTTGGCCTCCTAG
- the Efna4 gene encoding ephrin-A4 isoform X1, producing the protein MRLLPLLRTVLWAALLGSRLRGCSSLRHPVYWNSTNPRLLRGDAVVELGLNDYLDIFCPHYESPGPPEGPETFDLYMVDWSGYQACKAQGPNAFQRWKCSLPFAPFSPVRFSEKIQRFTPFSRGFEFLPGETYYYISVPTPESSGRCLRLQVSVSCKERKSESAHPVGSPGESGTSGWRGEHASSRLSFLLLLLLPILRLLRVL; encoded by the exons ATGCGGCTGCTGCCCCTGCTGCGGACTGTCCTCTGGGCCGCGCTGCTCGGCTCGCGCCTGCGGGGGTGCTCCAGCCTCCGCCACCCTGTCTACTGGAACTCCACTAACCCCAG GCTGCTTCGAGGAGATGCCGTGGTGGAGCTGGGCCTCAACGATTACCTAGACATCTTCTGCCCACATTATGAAAGCCCGGGCCCCCCGGAGGGCCCTGAAACCTTTGATTTGTACATGGTGGACTGGTCAGGCTACCAGGCCTGCAAGGCACAGGGGCCAAACGCCTTCCAGCGATGGAAGTGCTCTCTGCCTTTTGCTCCCTTCAGCCCTGTTCGCTTCTCCGAAAAGATTCAGCGCTTCACACCTTTCTCCCGGGGCTTCGAGTTCCTGCCTGGAGAGACTTACTACTACATCT CGGTGCCAACTCCGGAGAGTTCTGGCCGGTGCCTGAGACTCCAGGTGTCTGTCAGCTGCAAGGAGAGGA AGTCCGAGTCAGCCCATCCTGTTGGGAGCCCCGGCGAAAGTGGCACCTCTGGGTGGCGAGGAGAGCATGCATCCAGCCGCCTGtccttcctcctgctgctgctgctcccgaTACTGCGCCTCCTGCGAGTTCTGTGA